The Oryza glaberrima chromosome 9, OglaRS2, whole genome shotgun sequence genome includes a window with the following:
- the LOC127785436 gene encoding putative disease resistance RPP13-like protein 1 isoform X1 has protein sequence MMPMICLKNSVTTTVNSNLGPMRRAWRSNWVDNFLQNITDGNIVMEILDDLSCLRSTIGSVIDRRVRAEPQQFGKLMRPAMSAFYDRSKVRSLGKEVDEVLDLLEVKICPVPVRKRRIDGGNISGCKRAKGTRAACDSRQETFDTDNVIVSAIAGIGGVGKTTLARQVFNDERVKGYFDLRIWISVSDDFDVKRLTKEFIQSALENSMQSDNLFSLQQVLTQGIVKSKFLLVLDDVWDDVYANQDNRWQNFLEPLKSAEQGSAILLTTRSQRVADLVNENRHFHLEGLPSAIFDEFFEACAFGTDCCRVNPELNPIGKMIFPQLKRCPLAAETLGRLLKPMLDKEHWNWVAGRELWELKQEKYDILPVLRLSYLYLPRHLRSCFLFCSMYPKGHRFDKDTLVNNWIAAGLVESCRGGKLESDAYQYFEELVHRSLLHKEVSEESSNSKYVMHELMHDMAQLVSDNECFIVKCSEDLQKIPEDVRHLSIIGSGDLNETNLRKLCEYKKLRSIVCHGVDSEIVTAAAKHWFEFLTKIRMLSFLSCKLNYLPESIGNLKLLRYLNIGECTFEELPVSFWQLQNLLIVDAQKCNVQHIPEDFNQLRGKLLRFKLRNTIVDVPVNFVF, from the coding sequence ATGATGCCTATGATCTGCTTGAAGAATTCAGTCACCACCACCGTCAACTCCAACTTGGGCCCGATGCGCAGGGCATGGCGGAGCAACTGGGTGGACAATTTCTTGCAGAACATCACTGATGGCAACATTGTAATGGAGATCCTCGATGATCTTAGCTGCCTAAGAAGCACTATAGGGAGCGTCATTGACCGTCGTGTTCGTGCCGAGCCACAGCAGTTTGGCAAGTTGATGAGGCCGGCCATGAGCGCTTTCTATGACAGATCCAAGGTTCGCAGCCTGGGGAAAGAAGTCGATGAGGTGCTGGATCTGCTGGAGGTGAAGATCTGTCCTGTCCCAGTGCGCAAACGGCGTATCGATGGTGGAAATATTTCAGGCTGCAAAAGGGCAAAGGGCACAAGGGCAGCATGCGACAGCAGGCAAGAAACATTTGATACTGACAATGTGATTGTTTCAGCAATTGCTGGGATAGGTGGTGTTGGGAAGACTACCTTGGCTCGCCAAGTATTCAATGATGAGAGGGTCAAGGGGTACTTTGATCTGAGGATCTGGATTTCTGTCTCGGACGACTTTGATGTCAAGAGATTAACAAAGGAGTTCATACAGTCTGCTCTTGAAAATTCGATGCAGTCCGATAACCTGTTTAGTCTCCAACAGGTTCTCACCCAAGGGATAGTCAAGTCCAAGTTCCTGCTAGTTCTTGATGATGTGTGGGACGATGTGTATGCCAATCAAGACAACAGATGGCAGAATTTTCTTGAACCATTGAAATCTGCGGAACAGGGAAGCGCGATTCTGTTGACGACAAGGTCTCAAAGGGTTGCAGATCTAGTGAATGAAAACAGGCACTTTCATCTAGAAGGGCTGCCATCGGCGATATTCGATGAATTTTTCGAGGCATGTGCATTTGGAACAGACTGTTGTAGAGTTAATCCAGAACTGAACCCCATTGGGAAAATGATATTCCCACAACTGAAGAGATGCCCGTTGGCTGCTGAGACTCTCGGACGTTTACTGAAGCCTATGCTTGATAAAGAGCACTGGAATTGGGTTGCAGGAAGGGAGCTGTGGGAGCTGAAACAAGAGAAATATGACATTTTGCCAGTCCTTCGCTTGAGTTATCTGTATCTACCTCGCCATCTGAGGAGCTGCTTTTTGTTTTGCTCAATGTATCCTAAAGGCCACCGATTTGACAAGGATACTCTGGTGAACAATTGGATAGCAGCCGGCCTAGTTGAGTCCTGCAGGGGTGGCAAGCTAGAGAGCGATGCATATCAATATTTTGAGGAACTAGTTCATCGATCGCTCTTGCACAAAGAAGTAAGTGAAGAATCCTCCAACTCCAAGTATGTCATGCACGAGCTGATGCATGATATGGCGCAGCTGGTTTCTGATAATGAGTGTTTCATTGTAAAATGCAGTGAAGATCTGCAAAAGATCCCTGAAGATGTTCGACATCTGTCAATAATCGGCAGCGGTGATCTCAATGAAACCAACCTACGAAAGCTGTGTGAATATAAGAAGCTTCGATCCATTGTGTGCCATGGTGTTGACTCTGAGATAGTTACTGCTGCAGCTAAGCACTGGTTTGAGTTTCTCACTAAAATACGAATGCTCAGTTTCCTGTCTTGCAAGTTGAACTATCTTCCTGAGAGCATTGGGAACTTAAAGCTTCTCCGGTACCTCAACATTGGCGAATGTACTTTCGAAGAGCTTCCTGTATCTTTCTGGCAACTCCAAAATTTGCTAATTGTAGATGCTCAGAAATGCAATGTCCAACACATCCCTGAGGACTTCAATCAGCTGCGAGGCAAATTATTGAGATTTAAGTTGAGAAATACAATTGTCGATGTACCTGTCAATTTTGTGTTTTAA
- the LOC127785235 gene encoding putative disease resistance protein RGA3, with protein MESFYLAGVQPPTKQEEEYLSPVAADVLTEDKVLGETGRWSGSLSKRWPRQETLALLQIRSEMDGSFRDATLWEEISSKLSDMGYVRSAQMCKEKYEEVQRYKRSKDGCAGKQDMSDPEVEMGDEIEEDRMVKPEVGGGIPFSVGKRKRDDGGSNALLEGFMKQVMERQEEMQRRFLEALEKREAERAAREEAWRGQVMDRLNREHEQLAAIIAILRHTGDGEQHLHPPVVPTLRLFPHLRRPVPLAPLQMRPPQPKHDVARTPLGLHLTNKTKRVKDEPSPSPLVLDSSSTPDTRMEIDTTEQHPTAASSVDTWVKWPPSKRATSFKRILHFYRNQFDHQRSRQKFPHFEEGPHGQGSPDLTHNTTVRQIPDDYTTSCLPYLRFLLEAAIRGIYNLIRLGECRVHNDDVANLLHQAKDAVYCAEDLLDELNYYELQDEIEHNANPSARPEYSDINIRAKEVHGKINYLVEQMGYLGLNGVRLEQFMFESKLNYSNLTYEETVIGRREELQLLIDTLVLRKNSLTGRIGAGGAEVPGSDRARPENLSILPIVGEGGVGKTALAHCAFNHNIVQNHFDLHVWICVSDGFDNKKLTKKLAWSAAENKMKLDDLSCLQRIITNGIIHHSTRFLLVIDDLQEDVGQENYIAWERFLAPLKCARAGSMVLVTTRSLEVAEHIGTMNPLQLEGLPEEIIWHLFSMYAFELPISDSNQAIDFIGRKISSRLNGSPLGAKILGCLLNLKLDLGYWKNILESKLWEIDRQNETRIWPALQLSYQYLPFHLKRCFSFCSLYPKGHEFDAETLVDSWVAVGLVVSRGSVPAVDIGHEYFDQLVRRSFFQISPTSSSSRYAYVMQGLLYETAQKISTNECFVIKHSSDLLRIPPKVRHVSILHFSGLSSSDLESLHKYSTLQSVVCTGIDSDVLTTSVLEIWFCHLTNIRMLRFISCQLKELPGNVGNLILLRYLDISSCDFEALPDSFWRLRKLEILDAQNCGFHDVPKDIVKLVNLTKIRLKGDLINQLGHIPGVGKLVYLEEMPYYAVGDTPGRRIEELKNMNHLRGALEISGLHNVTSKETAAGAGLDKKIHLDTLTISWHDSIRPDKHNSLQEMEVLEGLRPSPTIKNLEVRFYMGSGFHPSWLLHGVEDQWLLGHLCGEVISRLESLSISSCPNITNLLVVETSSSSSRSSSPEYRSLTKLCITWCRKLRSLDNLIRSWSLPNIRVIRISNCEKLSSLPFVWQLAHLEDLEVSHCWSLSWERGLILPSSLKSLKLEACGELTDSALSCGLRGLPVLATLELQFCSGLESFDGETWSGMPSLRRLKIFCCQELSSIGGAESIARVESVDIRHCPKLMELEQPFQRG; from the exons ATGGAGTCGTTTTACTTGGCCGGCGTACAGCCGCCGACGAAGCAGGAGGAGGAGTATCTCTCCCCGGTGGCCGCTGATGTCCTCACGGAGGATAAAGTGCTGGGCGAGACCGGCAGGTGGTCGGGCTCGCTCAGCAAGCGGTGGCCTCGGCAGGAGACCCTGGCACTCCTGCAGATCCGGTCGGAAATGGACGGCTCCTTCCGCGACGCCACCCTTTGGGAGGAGATCTCCAG TAAACTTTCAGATATGGGCTACGTGAGGAGCGCCCAAATGTGCAAGGAGAAGTATGAAGAGGTCCAGAGGTACAAACGCAGCAAGGATGGCTGCGCTGGGAAGCAGGACATGTCGGATCCAGAGGTGGAGATGGGTGACGAGATCGAAGAAGACAGGATGGTCAAACCGGAGGTTGGCGGCGGGATCCCGTTCAGCGTCGGTAAGCGCAAGCGAGATGATGGCGGCAGCAACGCTTTGTTGGAGGGCTTCATGAAGCAAGTGATGGAGaggcaggaggagatgcagagGCGGTTCCTGGAGGCTCTGGAGAAGCGGGAGgcggagcgcgcggcgcgggaggaggcgtGGCGCGGGCAGGTGATGGACCGCCTCAACCGCGAGCACGAGCAGCTCGCCGCGATCATCGCCATCCTCCGGCACACCGGCGACGGTGAGCAGCACCTGCACCCTCCTGTCGTTCCAACGCTGCGACTTTTTCCACATCTGCGGCGGCCAGTCCCTCTCGCGCCGCTCCAAATGCGACCACCGCAGCCAAAGCACGATGTGGCGCGCACGCCACTCGGCCTGCATCTCACAAATAAGACTAAGAGGGTGAAAGATGAGCCGTCACCATCACCACTCGTACTGGACTCTTCTTCCACTCCAGATACTAGAATGGAAATCGATACTACCGAACAGCATCCAACTGCTGCTTCCTCGGTTGACACTTGGGTTAAGTGGCCTCCTTCGAAACGTGCTACTAGTTTTAAGAGAATTCTACATTTTTATAGGAATCAGTTCGATCACCAGAGGAGTAGACAAAAATTCCCGCATTTCGAAGAAGGTCCACATGGGCAAGGTAGTCCGGATCTGACGCACAACACCACCGTGCGGCAGATTCCTGATGACTACACGACATCGTGTTTGCCGTACCTCCGGTTTCTGCTTGAGGCCGCTATCCGTGGTATATACAACCTTATTAGACTCGGGGAGTGTCGGGTTCACAATGATGATGTTGCCAATCTCCTCCACCAAGCCAAGGATGCAGTGTATTGCGCTGAAGACCTCTTGGATGAGCTTAATTACTATGAGCTCCAGGACGAAATTGAGCATAATGCAAATCCATCTGCACGCCCAGAGTATTCTGACATCAACATTAGGGCGAAGGAAGTCCATGGGAAGATCAATTATCTCGTAGAACAAATGGGATATTTGGGCTTGAATGGTGTGCGGCTGGAGCAGTTTATGTTTGAATCAAAATTGAACTACTCCAATCTTACTTACGAGGAAACGGTCATTGGGCGTCGGGAAGAGTTGCAACTGTTGATTGACACACTTGTTTTGCGTAAGAACAGTCTGACAGGCAGGATAGGCGCTGGGGGAGCTGAGGTACCTGGCAGCGATCGAGCAAGGCCAGAGAATCTGTCTATTTTGCCAATAGTAGGAGAGGGTGGTGTCGGGAAGACTGCACTGGCTCACTGTGCTTTTAATCATAACATAGTTCAGAATCATTTTGACCTTCATGTTTGGATATGTGTCTCAGATGGCTTTGATAACAAGAAATTGACTAAAAAGTTAGCATGGTCTGCTGCTGAAAATAAGATGAAACTCGATGATTTGAGTTGTCTACAGAGAATTATAACCAATGGTATCATTCATCACTCGACGAGGTTCTTGCTTGTGATTGATGATTTGCAGGAGGATGTAGGCCAAGAAAATTACATTGCATGGGAAAGGTTCCTTGCCCCACTAAAATGTGCCAGAGCCGGGAGTATGGTTTTGGTCACCACAAGATCTCTTGAGGTTGCTGAGCATATTGGCACAATGAATCCCTTGCAATTAGAAGGCTTACCTGAAGAAATTATTTGGCATTTATTTAGCATGTATGCATTTGAGTTACCTATTTCTGACAGCAATCAGGCAATTGATTTTATTGGCAGAAAAATATCTTCAAGGTTAAATGGTTCTCCTCTTGGTGCTAAAATTCTTGGATGTCTACTGAACCTGAAACTGGATCTTGGATACTGGAAGAACATATTGGAAAGTAAGTTGTGGGAGATTGATCGTCAGAACGAAACCAGAATCTGGCCAGCCCTTCAGTTGAGCTACCAATATCTCCCCTTCCATTTGAAACGATGTTTCTCCTTCTGTTCTCTGTATCCCAAGGGTCATGAATTTGACGCAGAGACACTTGTGGATAGCTGGGTAGCAGTGGGATTAGTTGTGTCCAGGGGAAGCGTGCCTGCCGTAGATATCGGCCATGAGTACTTCGATCAGCTTGTGAGACGATCCTTCTTTCAGATATCTCCAACATCTTCCAGTTCTCGGTATGCATATGTCATGCAAGGTTTGCTATATGAAACTGCACAGAAAATTTCGACAAACGAATGCTTTGTGATTAAACACAGCAGTGACTTGTTGAGAATACCTCCCAAAGTTCGTCATGTGTCAATACTCCATTTCAGTGGTCTTAGTAGCAGCGATTTGGAAAGCCTGCACAAGTACAGTACATTGCAGTCAGTTGTTTGCACTGGCATCGATTCTGATGTCCTTACTACTTCTGTACTTGAAATATGGTTCTGTCATCTCACTAACATCCGGATGCTAAGATTCATATCATGCCAGCTGAAGGAGCTACCTGGGAATGTCGGCAACCTGATACTTCTTCGTTATCTTGACATTTCCTCCTGTGACTTTGAGGCACTTCCTGATTCTTTTTGGCGTCTTCGTAAGCTGGAAATCCTGGATGCTCAGAACTGCGGGTTTCATGATGTTCCCAAGGACATCGTCAAGCTAGTGAATTTGACGAAGATTAGACTGAAGGGTGATCTTATCAACCAGCTTGGGCATATACCGGGAGTAGGCAAGCTCGTGTATCTTGAAGAGATGCCCTACTATGCTGTTGGTGACACTCCCGGAAGGAGAATTGAAGAGCTAAAGAACATGAACCATCTCCGAGGAGCACTGGAGATCAGTGGCCTTCACAATGTGACAAGCAAGGAGACAGCTGCTGGGGCTGGTCTAGACAAGAAGATCCATCTTGATACATTGACCATTTCATGGCATGACTCGATCAGGCCTGACAAGCACAATAGCCTCCAGGAGATGGAGGTGCTAGAAGGCCTACGCCCTAGCCCCACCATAAAAAACCTGGAAGTAAGGTTTTACATGGGCTCAGGATTTCATCCAAGCTGGCTTCTCCATGGCGTGGAAGATCAGTGGCTCCTCGGGCACCTCTGTGGCGAAGTTATCAGCAGGTTGGAATCGCTCTCGATCAGCTCCTGCCCTAACATCACGAACCTGTTGGTCGTCgaaacaagcagcagcagcagcagaagcagctcGCCTGAGTACAGATCACTCACCAAGCTGTGCATCACTTGGTGCAGAAAGCTAAGGAGCCTAGACAATCTCATCCGGTCGTGGTCTTTACCGAATATCAGGGTGATACGGATCTCCAACTGTGAGAAGTTATCATCATTGCCATTCGTCTGGCAACTCGCTCACCTAGAGGATCTGGAGGTGTCCCACTGCTGGAGCCTTAGCTGGGAGCGAGGCCTGATCCTGCCCAGCTCCCTGAAATCGCTCAAGCTGGAAGCTTGCGGAGAGCTCACGGATTCTGCGCTCAGCTGTGGCCTGCGCGGACTCCCCGTGCTCGCCACCCTAGAGTTGCAGTTCTGCTCCGGCTTGGAGTCCTTCGACGGTGAGACCTGGAGCGGGATGCCGTCTCTCCGGAGGCTGAAGATCTTCTGCTGCCAGGAGCTGAGCTCCATCGGAGGAGCGGAATCCATTGCGAGGGTGGAGAGCGTTGATATCAGGCATTGCCCAAAGCTGATGGAGCTGGAGCAGCCGTTCCAGAGAGGCTAG
- the LOC127785436 gene encoding putative disease resistance RPP13-like protein 1 isoform X2: MMPMICLKNSVTTTVNSNLGPMRRAWRSNWVDNFLQNITDGNIVMEILDDLSCLRSTIGSVIDRRVRAEPQQFGKLMRPAMSAFYDRSKVRSLGKEVDEVLDLLEVKICPVPVRKRRIDGGNISGCKRAKGTRAACDSRQETFDTDNVIVSAIAGIGGVGKTTLARQVFNDERVKGYFDLRIWISVSDDFDVKRLTKEFIQSALENSMQSDNLFSLQQVLTQGIVKSKFLLVLDDVWDDVYANQDNRWQNFLEPLKSAEQGSAILLTTRSQRVADLVNENRHFHLEGLPSAIFDEFFEACAFGTDCCRVNPELNPIGKMIFPQLKRCPLAAETLGRLLKPMLDKEHWNWVAGRELWELKQEKYDILPVLRLSYLYLPRHLRSCFLFCSMYPKGHRFDKDTLVNNWIAAGLVESCRGGKLESDAYQYFEELVHRSLLHKE, from the exons ATGATGCCTATGATCTGCTTGAAGAATTCAGTCACCACCACCGTCAACTCCAACTTGGGCCCGATGCGCAGGGCATGGCGGAGCAACTGGGTGGACAATTTCTTGCAGAACATCACTGATGGCAACATTGTAATGGAGATCCTCGATGATCTTAGCTGCCTAAGAAGCACTATAGGGAGCGTCATTGACCGTCGTGTTCGTGCCGAGCCACAGCAGTTTGGCAAGTTGATGAGGCCGGCCATGAGCGCTTTCTATGACAGATCCAAGGTTCGCAGCCTGGGGAAAGAAGTCGATGAGGTGCTGGATCTGCTGGAGGTGAAGATCTGTCCTGTCCCAGTGCGCAAACGGCGTATCGATGGTGGAAATATTTCAGGCTGCAAAAGGGCAAAGGGCACAAGGGCAGCATGCGACAGCAGGCAAGAAACATTTGATACTGACAATGTGATTGTTTCAGCAATTGCTGGGATAGGTGGTGTTGGGAAGACTACCTTGGCTCGCCAAGTATTCAATGATGAGAGGGTCAAGGGGTACTTTGATCTGAGGATCTGGATTTCTGTCTCGGACGACTTTGATGTCAAGAGATTAACAAAGGAGTTCATACAGTCTGCTCTTGAAAATTCGATGCAGTCCGATAACCTGTTTAGTCTCCAACAGGTTCTCACCCAAGGGATAGTCAAGTCCAAGTTCCTGCTAGTTCTTGATGATGTGTGGGACGATGTGTATGCCAATCAAGACAACAGATGGCAGAATTTTCTTGAACCATTGAAATCTGCGGAACAGGGAAGCGCGATTCTGTTGACGACAAGGTCTCAAAGGGTTGCAGATCTAGTGAATGAAAACAGGCACTTTCATCTAGAAGGGCTGCCATCGGCGATATTCGATGAATTTTTCGAGGCATGTGCATTTGGAACAGACTGTTGTAGAGTTAATCCAGAACTGAACCCCATTGGGAAAATGATATTCCCACAACTGAAGAGATGCCCGTTGGCTGCTGAGACTCTCGGACGTTTACTGAAGCCTATGCTTGATAAAGAGCACTGGAATTGGGTTGCAGGAAGGGAGCTGTGGGAGCTGAAACAAGAGAAATATGACATTTTGCCAGTCCTTCGCTTGAGTTATCTGTATCTACCTCGCCATCTGAGGAGCTGCTTTTTGTTTTGCTCAATGTATCCTAAAGGCCACCGATTTGACAAGGATACTCTGGTGAACAATTGGATAGCAGCCGGCCTAGTTGAGTCCTGCAGGGGTGGCAAGCTAGAGAGCGATGCATATCAATATTTTGAGGAACTAGTTCATCGATCGCTCTTGCACAAAGAA TGA